The Salvelinus sp. IW2-2015 unplaced genomic scaffold, ASM291031v2 Un_scaffold245, whole genome shotgun sequence genomic interval atcagtggagcagatatcagagcacaagtcagaattggggctagcaacagtagatgggccagggtgtacatgcacatttacagatatcatcaacagtaatacaatcaaggcatgggcagaggacagggagagctctgcagttttgatttatcaaatcaaatttatttatattgcccttcgtacatcagctgatatctcaaagtgctgtacagaaacccagcctaaaaccccaaacagcaagcaatgcaggtgtagaagcacggtggctaggaaaaactccctagaaaggccaaaacctaggaagaaacctagagaggaaccaggctatgaggggtgacctgtcctcttctggctgtgtggggtggagattataacagaacatggccaagatgttcaaatgttcataaatgaccagcatggtcaaatactaataatcacagtagttgtctatTTATGACaactgaatgtgcatcagatggcaacaagatcatattgtacagcaatttcatcaggtaacatgaatacaaagccggcgagaggtggttagaataggatgggaggccaacagtctgtgtaaccaatagagagtcagaatcccgagtgtgggaacaaacatagacTGTGAAGTAAAAGtttccaaaaatataaatagtaaagtaatataCAGATACTCCCCAAAAacactgaagtaaaaatactgtaaagtactacttaagtacttttgaccactgcccaaatgccttcacaccagtacattagcatactttatatactgttacacacacacttatcacatAGTATTTCATACATGCTGAAAGTTAAGGCCATGCTACCTGAATTGAAACCTGAGcgaggtgcacatgtacagtacataaacagatgcatgcgcCATACATTTATGTGGTGGATACTTGATACAGTCACATTATATTGTTGTGGTacgtcacaaaatcatgttacgaccacacatCAATATTaattttatacactgctcaaaaaaaataaagggaacacttaaacaacacaatgtaactccaagtcaatcacacttctgtgaaatcaaactgtccacttaggaagcaacactgattgacaataaatttcacatgctgttgtgcaaatggaatagacaaaaggtggaaattataggcaattagcaagacacccccaataaaggagtgattctgcaggtggtgaccagagaccacttctcagttcctatgcttcctggctgatgtttggtcactttttgaatgctggcggtgctctcactctagtggtagcatgagatggagtctacaacccacacaagtggctcaggtagtgcagctcatccaggatggcacaatcAATGTgcgctgtggcaagaaggttcgctgtgtctgtcagcgtagtgtccagagcatgaggcgctaccaggagacaggccagtacatcaggaaacgtggaggaggccgtaggagggcaacaacccagcagcaggaccgctacctccagcaggccacaaatgtggatGTGATACCGTCTGTAAGACCACGTGTAACATTGCCACGTGCCACTGCATTTATCACAATTCAGGACCAGACTTCTTCCCCAACTCcatagttggtgaagaaatggtgcatgtagttgatgactgcgctgctgtctttgcttgcttgggccagctctctttttgatgggaggcattagaccattcccttgtatgactggtggaggagagtcaggcggtGTCTACTGATGTTGAAAGACAAATATTtttgcattattatacaatagatgcaaaatggcattctgagataacatCACTAATGTTACACAAACTTCATACACGtaaattaatgttagctagcaagccagccatctaacgttagctagtcacagcaagctttaacttgggatcttttgtttagacatgtaacattagctagctaaaaaattaACTATAATCCAATCCATAAAGTAACGTTACTAGCAAtaaaaccgattgtcatagctaaagTTAGCCAAATAAATTAGGTTCaatggtaacgttagctagctaacattaggctataactagtaatGTGAATGCATTCTGAGAAACATCACTAACGTTACACACTTAATATAcgtaaattaatgttagcaggcaagccagccatctaacctcagctgacgttagctagctaacagcaagctttaacttgtgGGGTCTTTTGTTTCGACAtgtcacgttagctagctaaaaaattaACTATAACCCCAATCCGTAGAGTAacgttactagcaatacaaaccgattgtcatagctaaagttaaccaaataaattaggttcaatgttaacgttagctagcaagccagctattgaactccagctggctagctaacagcaagccttaacttgcaatgaaaacaactttctgacaaaattagaaacgtatactatctgaaactgtagctagattcttacccgtatacatggatgaaagcttcacagcagactgcaacccctttcattaaataagacgtcctgtgtcatTTTCATTTAGTTTGCACTGCTTGTTGGCCCGTTGTGTTCCACTGATTTCTAAACTTGGTCAACTTCTTcagtgacaacaacactgttgatcgccgtttcttccccatcaccgtcatcagaagactctctacaatgtcttcttcaatgaaaatgttttcacCTAAATCggggatttcctcatcgtctgattcattttctgAGTCAGAGGCatgatcgtcctccagaaagtagtccatcacaactttaaCTTTATCCaactgacctttgtcgatagcgcctgataaatttAGGGCCGCAATGtaattgagagcagtagcaacatatttgcagttctccatggctaacattaTATCTTTagaaaaaactgcagtagaaaggattatctacgcaTAACGAGCAGCtaattttatagacacaagatgctaCATTGCAGAACAATctgaaactcatctctcagcatgtccagcccactcattatctcagccaatcatggctaacatgaaggttcctgtctttttctttggctaaaccaataaggctcgtaatttaaaccactttattcgtatttacagatggcataatagtttgttattaaggaacatgaaagttcacatgttcaagaaggcatttctgccaaaaaacgcattttgataaaacaatattttttactttcaaatggctctcctgtgaagtcgtgacttgtgacatacgcctagtttcctgaatcgggtcacatttgtTTATGACTGGGATGGGCAACTGATCAATCAAgagttaaaggaaaactccacccaaaaaacTATTTTGCATCATGAGATGTTGCATTTTGCAAAATACATAATaaggggatgatttctgtattttgaaacttaaatatcttgaaaactttatTGCTGAATAGCTAAACATTCCgagactatgtcaacaatggactaatgaaacaaatgtcAAAATATCATTTTTGGGTAGAATTTTCCTTtgaaatagtagaatacacaaggtgcaatttttcaaaatgtggttgtgcatcagcagtttttcctcTTGTTaggtcagtcactgacagtcactcaattaaccaatgtttttagattggtaaattagtgtagccagctatctaaacgtgtAGTAATCATGATCGAATTACTGACTAGGAGGGCCCCCATTgcttttgttagtcactctcgcTCAGATATACAAAAATGttaacatttctctccaccctatggcaaaaaaGTGTTCAGATCAAAGTTTCTGGTTTACAACTATCATGTTTACATCATGGACTGGCAGTAGTCTATGAATTATAGGCCCTACAGTTGAAGTAGGCGTACAGTTTATGAAGTACACTTTATTTTGTTACCACAGGTGACCGGTAGCTTGGATGACTGCGCTTGTGATGTGGAGACAATTGATGCCTTCAACAATGAGCGACTCTTCCCCAAACTTCAGAAGCTGCTCGAGTCTGACTATTTCAGGTTTTATAAGGCAAGTCAGACTTCTCACACCTGTCATTTCATGTGTCCCAACTACAGTATATCATGATAAAATCTATATCTCTAATTCTCTACGCCGTTCTTTAGGTGAACCTGAATAAGCCATGTCCATTCTGGACAGACAATGGCCTCTGTGGGCAAAAGAACTGTGCCGTGATACCATGTACACCAGTGAGTATCTTTCTAACGTTGGCCTACCTCTGTCACTGATCAAATAACGATTCATATAAGTTGAGTGCATAGCAATAGAAAGGATCTACTGCttattagacttgctttcaatgagaatgacggctctataactcacatttataTATACGtgcatttggtcgggtcgcccataAAGCTACATAGGGGACCTTTTAAGATTGTACTCATGTTCCACAGAATGAGGTTCCAGAGGGAATCAAAACAAATGGCCATCACAATAAGGTAATATGATTAAGAACTTTATGAAGGGGAATTATTTGAAATTAGGGTCATATCACATAGCTACTGTAGTGCACTTAggccatttacagttgaagtcggaagtttacatgcacttaggttagagtcattaaaactcatttttcaaacactccacacatttctagttaacaaactatagttttggcatgtcggttaggacatctactttgtgcaatgacacaagtcatttttccaacaattgtttacagacagattatttcactgtatcacaattcctgtgggtcataagtttacatacactaagttgactgtctttaaaaagcttggaaaattccagaaaattatgtcatggctttagaagcttctgataggctaattgacataatttgagtcaattgaaagtgtacctgtggatgtatttcacggccaaccttcaaactcagtgcctctttgcttgacatcatgggYaaatcaaaagaaatcagccaagacctcagaaataaaaattgtatacctccacaagtctggttcatccttgggagcaattcccaaacgcctgaaggtaccacgttcatctgtacaaacaatagcacgcaagtataaacaccatgggaccacgaagccgccgtaccgctcaggaaggagacgcgttctgtctctgtctctgtctcctactttggtgcgaaaagtgcaaatcaatcccagaacaacacaaaggaccttgtgaagatgctggaggaaacaggtacaaattatctatatccacagtaaaacgagtcctatatcgacataacctgaaaggccgctcaacaaggaagaagccactgctccaaaaccaccattaaaaaagccagactacggtttgcaactgcacatggggacaaagatcgtactttttggagaaatgtcctctggtctgatgaaacaaaaatataactgtttggaggaaaaagggggaggcttgcaagctgaagaacaccatcccaaccgtgaagcatagaggtggcagcatcatgttgtgggggtgctttgctgcaggagggactggtgcacttcacaaaatagatggcatcatgaggaacgaaaattatgtgtatatattgaaacaacgtctcaagacatcagtcaggaagttaaagcttagtcgcaaatgggtcttccaaatggacaatgaccccaagcatacttccaaaattgtggcaaaatggcttaaggacaacaaagtcaaggtattggagtggccatcacaaagccctgaccgcaatcctatggaaaatgtgtgggcagaactgaaaaagcgtgtgcgagcaaggaggcctacaaacctgactccgttataccagctctgtcaggaggaatgggccaaaattcacccaacttattgtgggaagcttgtggaaggctacccaaaacgtttgacccaagttaaataatttaaaggcaatgctaccaaatactaattgagtgtatgtaaacttctgacccactgggaatgtgatgaaagaaataaaagctgaaataaatcattctctctactattattctgacatttcactttcttaaaataaagtggtgatcccaactgacctaagacagggaatttttactaggattaaatgtcaggaattgtaagaaactgagtttaaatgtatttggataaggtgtatgttaacttctgacttcaactgtaaatgtgctAAAACAGTTGAACTacgtttgtgtgtctctgtgtatgcgTGCAGTACTCAGCTGAAGCAAACAACCAGGAGTGTGAGAAGGCTGAGACGCTTGGAGCAGTGGACAGCTCCCTCAGGTACGGTACGAGTTCTATGCCGAGTCTGATGTagcattaggcaggattaggcggcCGCCTATGGTGGCAGATTGACGAGGgtggcattttctgagctaaactgaccaagacgcacatccaacaacaaataaaacctcacataattcttcccaaaaacaatgacaatttctctcaaaaAGCATATGGGCTTTCAAGGTGAGCACTGATGCCGCTCTGTGATAAACAGTGCcaactttgtcaaaggcaggggcgcaaaatattttgcttgtccattcccagcgtgccactccagggtgctgttggacaGACTAATCGCTGCGGCACTCTACCAACATTTCATCAAAAACATAATCGAACATAAAACATGTAGCAGATATAATCTACCCTATGTGgtcttttctgtagcctacagactggagataaaatgtatgataATGTAATTAAActgacactttttacatcatgcaggtttctccgttcaaatagcctaacctaaatggcgccCATCAAATAAAATATGCGCTGGGCCTtacgagtggtgcagtggtctaaggcatcaatacagacccgggttcgatcccaggatttggggggttgggggagggtttggccagggggttTTACTTGCCTTATRGCGCTCTAGCAGCTCCTTGTGGGGGGccaggtgcctgcaggctgacttccggtcatcagttgaacggtgtttcctccggcacattggtgcAGCCGGCTTCCTGGTTAAGCCGGCGAGTGTTAAGAAGCACTGTTTggcggtcatgtttcggaggacgcatgactcgaccttcgtctctcccgagacCGTTAGGGAGTTGCAGctatgagacaagatcgtaattggattgCAATTGGATATTACAAAATTGGGGCGAAAAGTGGGTAAAATAAAacccaaaaaataataataatgcgcTGACATtttaacaaaaacatattttaaaaccaggtcaaagtaaaattgacaatatggaatggacaatcaggcTACTTACAACTGCTGTCCAGGAGTTTTATCCTGTGGGCAAATTGTCATGACCAgtgggtttcaagtttgtatctgtACATTTTTGATGAGCGAAAAATAatatacttctgcatttcccgctgtgtaaacacattgattCTCAATGCAAATAGGCTcaggataactcctgataaagttgggtagctgatattcagagcttaaatagtcATTGTGATTAGTCACAGTAATCAGGACTAATTAAGTCAATGCAACTGCCTGTTACAAATGGTAgtcctaccacatggatgggcattcatgtAATTATATTGCGGGCCAACGctgtaggctacaccccagtaagcacagACCGACATCTTTTGAAGGTAGATTCTGGACCAAATCTGACCCAATGatcttttcaactttcattcagaaccgaaaaggaacctgatttcaacatctggaaaatacgtattttgcTTATCGGGACTATTGTAGTTTTGCGGAAAGCAGCTATTTTTTTTGTCTCTCCTAAGGCGGCAGAACGGCCAGGACCGGGCCTGATGCTACTTCATCCCTTGTGTTGGATCAATAGCTTGACATGCCTGTGGTTGTTTTTCTGTCCAGTAAGGAGACCAGGCAGGCCCTCCTGGAATGGAACAAGCATGATGACGAGGCAGAGCGATTCTGTGTGATTGATGGTAAGTAAGCTAACCATGTTCTCTTCTCAGTGAAGGATTTTGTAGAATTTAAATATTTTGAATGTTAAACTTGTCCAAATATCTGTGAAGGACAGCTAGACTTAACATTATTTGTGCCTGAGGCAACAGCCTTTCATTCAAGAGGGATGTTAAATCTTCCATCCTCTTAGCATCCTCTTGTGCTGTAGGCCACAGTATCCTGTAGTAGGCTGCAGTATGGTAGAATAGATGCAACAAACTCATCCCCTTTATGAAGGTTAATTCATACGCTGTTTATTCTAAGATGAGGAGTCTCCTGATTCCCAGTACGTGGATCTACTGCTAAATCCAGAGCGCTTCACTGGATACAAGGGGCCAGAGGCRTGGCAAATCTGGAACAGCATCTATGAGGAGAACTGCTTCAAGTAAGACTTGGTtacactttataataactttcATGAATAAgtcattataaatgctttatgcATGTCATACATGCTTATGAGTTGTAATGCTTATAAATGTTCATAAATGCTTCCCTTGGATGTGAATCAGTTGCCACTTAAACAATGAAATGGcattgcaatttagattttggatgttaacagtaggctacaatatgaTTTTCCTCAGACCATACACTGTGAAGCGACCTCTAAATCCTATGGTATCTTACAGTGGTAAGTCCACCTGATTTACCCACTGTAGTAATTCCATAATCTTCAAATGCAATAATTAGCTTTAAAGAATAAGTTCAAATTGATCTAAGTGTcaagaatatacagtatatattttgtattgcaAGTTACAACCAAAGATTTTCATTGATCTTTTATTGTTTCTTTCCACCCACAGGAACTGATGGTAAGGATCGTGTTGTTTGCAATTATAGTTATTTTGGACCATGGAATGTTTGTTCATTGAGCTCAATGAGTATCCCATAAAATTAATAATCTCATGTCTTTGCAGGGAAGACATTTTACAGTTGGCTGGATGGTAAGCAGTAAAACACTTGTAACATTGACCAAAACCCCGTAACTGTTATCAGgagagcggcaggtagccagcAGTTAGAGGTTCGAATCtcagagccgacaaggtgaaaaatctgccgatgtgcccctgatcaaggcacttaacgctaattgctctggataagagcgtctgctaaattactcaaatgtatatGAATGACGTCCACTCATTGTCCTATGAATATCTTGAAGCACAATGTTCGGATACATATTTACCCCTTTCACACTATTGTTCTGTGCCGAGCTGTCTTGGTTACAGTGCTAGAAAAGGACAATGGGGAAAATAAAATATTGGAGCCAGCACAGGTTGCTAGGTTGACTGACCAATGAGCCTCAGTTGTCTATCATCCCCGATATCCTCCCAGGCCAGTGTGTGGAAAAGAGGGCTTTCTTTCGGCTCGTCTCTGGGCTCCACTCTAGCATCAACATACACCTGAGTGCCCGGTACCTCCTAGATGgtgagtctctcacacacacacacacacacacacacacacacacacacacacacacacacacacacacacacacacacacacacaaagaggaaGCTGgttggtacactacatgaccaaaagtatgtggagacctgcttgtcgaacatctcattacaaaatcatgggcattaatatggagttggtcccccctttgctgctattacagcctccactcttctgggaagactttccactagatgttggaacattgctgctgggacttgcttccacagccacaagagtattagtgaggtcgggcactgatgttgggcgattaagcctggctcgcagtcggtgttccaattcatcccaaagatgttcgatgtaGTTGCATGTTGCCCAGATTAACTGTTATGCCTATACCATATTTACTTTTCACCTCTTTATATCTGCAATGGGAATATAAAATGGGAATATGTATTACAATATGTCCATTGATGAGGGGTGTATCAAAGAACCTGCACAGAAACATCTGCTAATCCCAACCCCCTCCCCCCTAGACAgacagatctgagaggatttgatttAATCAGTATAGTGccaccttgccctctgataggcttgCTTACATCttgtccaatcctctcagatctatcagagggcaaggtggCACTATACTGATTaaatcaaatcctctcagatctctacAAGTGTCCAGGGGGTATGGGCTAgtggttgtttctggacagagcCAAAGTctcacctccttcctcctccctctcagacAACTGGTTCCAGAAGAAGTGGGGTCACAATGTCTCTGAGTTCCAACAACGTTTCGATGCCCAGCTGACCAacggtgagggcccaaaaaggctGCGCAACCTCTACTTCCTCTACCTGATCGAGCTGCGTGCCCTGGCCAAAGTCCTGCCTCTTCTCCAGCGCCCCTCCTTCCAGCTGTACACTGGCCAACCCACCCAGGACCGACAACACAAACGCGTGCTCCTAGAGCTCCTCCAGGTGGCCAAGTGAGTGTACTGCAGGCAAATAATTACTGGGTCAATCCAATTATGTAAAACACTAAGCAGAATGTATAAATATGTATTTGGTCACGGTCCAGATGAATTAacagtatattgatacaccatgttAAACAAACAAAGTCATACTATAGCAGGGTTAGCCATCTGGTGGACCGAATTTTGCctacgggtggttttatttgcccccccccaagttttctgagaaaaatgtaacatttttgtAAAGattttgttggacataaaagacgcTAAAAACAACTGGAAATCAGTTTCAAGTGATTTTCATTcaagaaatctgttcccaggtGTTCTCACGCATAATAGACacatgatcatatacaaatgtaagcaaggtttgaaattattgttttagtcaaacattatatcggtttggcttcttgcggtcaatttgcaatcTCGAAATTATTTTCCCGGACCCCCGAACATCTGCTCAAGAAATAAATcggcccgcagctgaatctagttgatgatcaaTGTACTATAGGGTATTATTCATGCAGTCTTCATAAGCACTCCATATATGCTTCATAAATAATGTACAAGCAAAATCATAttacatcaaatgtatttatatagcccttcttacatcagctgatatctcaaagtgctgcatAAAAGCTGATGTACTCTAAAAGGTACCTACTTGTGTTGTATGATCGCAGTGAAAAAGTCTCTAACACCCCTCAGGTCTTTCCCTTTGCACTTTGACGAGACGTCTCTGTTTGCTGGGAATAAGGAGGAAGCTGCCAATCTCAAGGTCAGTatgctataggcctacagtatagtaCTCTTagaacacactgaactctttgGACGATATGTAGTCATGTCTGTCGAACTACTCAACCACTATCTGTGCTTCTCTTTCTGTTGtaatttctctttcttttcattgACGTCAGGAGGATTTCAGGCTGACCTTCCGCAACATCTCCAGGATCATGGATTGTGTGGGCTGCTTTAAGTGCAGGCTCTGGGGCAAACTACAGGCGAGTGAACAGGAGAGTCCTCTtaactctttgtgtgtgtgatatttgACTGCTCAGACATTTATTGTGGCGATACAAAGATCTATTTTAGTTAGTGAGGtaatattgttattgtattgtagaCACCTTGACCAATGTAGAGGGATTGGGGTGACTTAGGTTGTTATGAATGCTATAAGTATGCACTCTCACTCCATGCAGACTCAGGGGTTAGGCACAGCCCTGAAGATCTTGTTTTCCGAGCGACAGATCGAGGCTCTGCCCAAATCCAGCAGCGCCCggctcactttccagctcagtCGCCAAGAGATAGTGTCTCTCCTCAATGCCTTTGGAAGGTACAATAGTTCCTGGCATAGAATTAGATATACTAGAAAAGACATGCCAGTTCAAATCAACATGAAATCTATATGGCCCCCACTTCTTTTAACTTTCAACCACTCTTAACTCTACTCAAACCCATTTCATACAGGAACTTCACTGTGTAAATAAAAGgttaacattttgtttttcagGATTTCAACCAGCATCAGAGAGTTGGAGAACTTCCGATCACTGCTGTCTAAGGTCCGGTAGCCTGAGCCCACACGTCCCTACAGAGAGCCACATACCCACAAAAGAATAACCAGGCTGATTAGAAATGATTCAAAATACAACAGCATCAGCATGTAGCTGGGGTGTTTGGGGCTGCTGAAAGACACAAGTGAAAGTCCTGACAAGTGACTTACAAGGGGTCTAACTAAACAAACAAAGGAACATGGGCCGTAGCCAATCCCCTTTGAGCTACTTGCCAATAAGGGTGTCTACAGTTCGAATCAGAGTTTGAGTATTTgttacattgttttttttttattgttccgGTTGGCTTCACATGCGGGTCACAAATGTCAAACGAACTAAAATTCCTAAACAAAACCACCTGGCCATTCAAGGCATAGTTTTTTTGGACAAAAATGCTCACGTTAAATCAATCTGATTATCATGAAGCATCACTGTGTCCCAATCTTCATATTATTTTGTTATTCCAAAAACATGCGGGAGGAAACAACGCAATCCATGCTCTAACTGCTACGTGAATTGGCAATATTCAGTAGCCTATATCCCCGGTATAGTATGGAACGCTGTTTgcgtctttgcgtgtcaaaaaagatacacgtcaaataacactatttgacacgttaaataagcttttaaagtcacacgtcaaataacacagtttaATTGTAGAATCTTGTGTTGGACCGCAACTTCTGGTATTCTTCAGTTCATGAAAagaaatagctagccagctactaaaccctgttgcccaaagctaacgttataagcagccagctagcttcatgagGCACGGGTTATGTGTTATGAAGCTTAGGCACAATATTGGAATTTGCTGTTTGCCTTTTTGAAAGTGATGCaaaaggttacaattggtggaatcctgccttatttagactagataatgtcaaacaaggttggaatgtgaagcgaTGAAATGGGGTGTCAGTCTACTTTggtgacacacacagaacacaactgtgaagggtttacgcaaatattagcgctGTAGCTCTTATCGCAGGACTGtgactgtgggaaatcacctccccagtcagcctattgtgtatTGAcgttcatattgcactgtacagctttacctaaggagtggggatcaatgaaatgggctatcagtctactcaatacccaatatattttttcccaatgtcctcctcagagttatcagacttgtttttcctctggaatagtgttcaatacacataggttgacaataaatgtggctcaattcacagttctTTCAGAGTCCCACAATAAGAGCAACGacactaatgttctctgggtgtcactgagtagactgataccacatgtcattgatccacaatccataggtaaggctagTGGTtacagtgttgggccagtaaccgaatggttgctagatcgaatcctcaagctgccaaggtaaaaaaaaatctgtcgttctgc includes:
- the ero1a gene encoding ERO1-like protein alpha, whose amino-acid sequence is MKRYIFLGVLSMYYLQVSSSSSAAHGCFCQVTGSLDDCACDVETIDAFNNERLFPKLQKLLESDYFRFYKVNLNKPCPFWTDNGLCGQKNCAVIPCTPNEVPEGIKTNGHHNKYSAEANNQECEKAETLGAVDSSLSKETRQALLEWNKHDDEAERFCVIDDEESPDSQYVDLLLNPERFTGYKGPEAWQIWNSIYEENCFKPYTVKRPLNPMVSYSGTDGKTFYSWLDGQCVEKRAFFRLVSGLHSSINIHLSARYLLDDNWFQKKWGHNVSEFQQRFDAQLTNGEGPKRLRNLYFLYLIELRALAKVLPLLQRPSFQLYTGQPTQDRQHKRVLLELLQVAKSFPLHFDETSLFAGNKEEAANLKEDFRLTFRNISRIMDCVGCFKCRLWGKLQTQGLGTALKILFSERQIEALPKSSSARLTFQLSRQEIVSLLNAFGRISTSIRELENFRSLLSKVR